From Bacillus sp. FSL K6-3431, the proteins below share one genomic window:
- a CDS encoding dimethylarginine dimethylaminohydrolase family protein, producing MVSIQDQEIFCGSEYDLLHKVILCEPQHMAIREVINETQKHYKKIDIERAMIEHRELTQVLRENEVEIILLPSFRKYPEQVFTRDIGFTIGKTLFVAEMASEVRQGEEDELKKRLEAHEIPFLDITKGSIEGGDVIIDRSTIYVGISSRTNEQAFSQLQMALPEYDIVPIPFHEKYLHLDCVFNIISPDEALVFPGALADKEIKMLAARFHLIEVTKEEQFTLGTNVLSIGNKKIISLPVNREINKQLKGCGYTVIEVDLSEIIKSGGSFRCCTLPVLRKKARIS from the coding sequence ATGGTGTCAATACAAGATCAGGAAATATTCTGTGGGAGCGAATATGATTTATTACATAAAGTAATTTTATGCGAACCACAACATATGGCGATTCGTGAGGTTATCAATGAAACACAAAAACATTATAAAAAAATAGATATTGAACGTGCGATGATCGAACACCGCGAACTTACGCAAGTATTACGGGAAAATGAAGTAGAGATTATTTTGCTTCCTTCATTTCGTAAATATCCTGAACAGGTTTTCACACGTGATATTGGCTTTACAATTGGCAAGACCTTGTTTGTGGCTGAAATGGCTAGCGAGGTAAGGCAGGGAGAAGAGGATGAGCTTAAAAAGCGGTTGGAGGCCCATGAGATACCTTTTTTAGATATTACTAAAGGCTCAATTGAGGGTGGAGATGTGATTATTGATCGTAGCACTATCTATGTAGGCATCAGTAGTAGAACAAATGAACAAGCATTTAGTCAGTTACAAATGGCATTGCCCGAATACGACATCGTTCCAATTCCATTTCACGAAAAGTATTTGCATTTAGATTGCGTCTTTAATATTATATCGCCGGATGAAGCGTTAGTTTTTCCAGGGGCATTAGCAGATAAGGAAATAAAGATGCTGGCGGCTCGCTTTCATTTAATCGAAGTGACAAAGGAAGAACAATTCACACTTGGAACGAATGTACTATCCATTGGAAATAAAAAAATTATTAGTCTACCAGTAAATAGAGAAATAAATAAGCAATTAAAGGGATGTGGATACACTGTTATTGAAGTGGACTTGTCAGAAATTATAAAATCAGGTGGTTCTTTTCGTTGCTGCACACTACCTGTTTTACGGAAAAAAGCTAGAATTTCTTAA
- the thiE gene encoding thiamine phosphate synthase encodes MTNKYELHLVTEESVPLEKLLPIIEEAVKGGVTIVQLREKRSTGKRFYEKAKSVKTLLDQYAIPLIINDRVDIALTVGAAGVHVGQDDLPLSSIRKMVPSAMIVGVSTSTIKEAQEAERNGASYIGVGSVFTTQSKADANLLPNGMLAEIAQAVSIPVVAIGGIGLNNMQLLPNEKIAGIAVVSAIMKAGNPYKVAAAFRKVWI; translated from the coding sequence ATGACTAATAAATATGAATTGCATTTAGTTACAGAAGAATCAGTCCCACTAGAAAAACTGTTGCCAATAATAGAAGAGGCTGTAAAAGGTGGAGTAACGATCGTCCAGCTACGCGAAAAAAGAAGTACAGGAAAACGCTTTTATGAAAAGGCAAAAAGCGTCAAAACTTTGCTTGATCAATACGCTATTCCGCTCATTATTAATGATCGCGTAGACATTGCCTTGACGGTTGGCGCAGCAGGCGTTCATGTAGGACAAGATGACCTTCCACTTTCATCGATAAGAAAAATGGTACCATCGGCCATGATTGTTGGAGTATCAACATCGACAATAAAAGAGGCACAGGAAGCGGAAAGAAATGGGGCATCATATATCGGTGTTGGTTCTGTTTTTACAACACAATCAAAAGCAGATGCAAATCTTCTTCCAAATGGGATGCTTGCAGAAATTGCACAAGCTGTATCGATCCCAGTCGTCGCAATAGGTGGCATTGGACTTAATAACATGCAGCTACTCCCAAATGAAAAAATTGCAGGGATAGCGGTCGTTTCTGCGATTATGAAAGCAGGAAATCCATATAAAGTAGCGGCTGCATTTCGGAAGGTTTGGATTTAA
- the thiM gene encoding hydroxyethylthiazole kinase: MSKDVIIGLFSEIKERQPLIHHLTNNVTINDCANVTLAIGGSPVMATSIEEVSDMVQLANALVINFGTIDQRMYEAMILAGQTANSKGIPVVFDPVGVGATRFRTERAKDFLRKVKVNIVRGNATEVFALVGGKAITRGVDAGELTVSRDELALKAADKLQAIIVISGEYDVISNGKRSVQIENGDIWLTKITGTGCMTASLIACFASVTNDCFAAAVAGMSVMSVAGENAKNKLDTNDGIGTYRMKLMDEIFLMTAGIWEKGVRLK, from the coding sequence ATGAGCAAAGACGTTATCATAGGTTTATTTTCGGAAATAAAGGAGCGGCAACCACTTATTCACCATTTAACGAACAATGTGACGATCAATGATTGTGCAAACGTGACATTGGCGATAGGTGGTTCGCCTGTAATGGCAACAAGTATCGAAGAAGTATCTGATATGGTACAGCTAGCAAATGCCCTAGTAATTAATTTTGGTACAATTGATCAGAGGATGTATGAAGCAATGATCCTTGCTGGACAGACAGCGAATAGCAAAGGAATTCCGGTCGTTTTTGACCCTGTAGGTGTAGGTGCCACTCGTTTTCGGACAGAAAGAGCAAAAGATTTCCTTCGAAAAGTAAAAGTTAATATCGTCCGTGGAAATGCGACGGAAGTATTCGCATTGGTTGGTGGAAAAGCAATCACTCGCGGCGTGGATGCTGGTGAGCTAACAGTTTCAAGAGATGAGCTAGCGCTAAAAGCAGCAGACAAGTTACAAGCAATAATTGTAATCAGTGGTGAATATGATGTCATATCAAATGGAAAAAGGAGTGTACAAATAGAAAATGGAGATATATGGTTAACGAAAATAACTGGGACTGGCTGTATGACCGCGTCTTTAATCGCCTGTTTTGCAAGTGTCACAAATGATTGTTTTGCTGCAGCTGTTGCCGGGATGTCAGTTATGAGCGTGGCGGGAGAAAATGCAAAGAATAAGTTAGATACAAACGATGGAATAGGTACTTATCGAATGAAGCTAATGGATGAGATCTTTTTAATGACCGCAGGTATTTGGGAAAAAGGAGTTCGCTTGAAATGA
- the thiD gene encoding bifunctional hydroxymethylpyrimidine kinase/phosphomethylpyrimidine kinase: MKTALTIAGSDSGGGAGIQADLKAFSAQGVFGMSVITAVTAQNTTEVRSVQNIEFSIIKDQIEAVFDDIRVDAVKIGMLSSADTVDIVAHTLITYKPRFIVLDPVMVSKAGHHLLQKEAILALKEKLIPLATLITPNIPEAEVLTNSKIITEADMKHACAVMRESGAKTVLLKGGHLNGDPNDLYYDGTDFHWIKGQRIHTKNTHGTGCTLSSVIAANLAKGATPIEAIQIAKDYITTAITHSFDLGHGHGPVHHFYDLYKHAKFASIK; the protein is encoded by the coding sequence ATGAAAACAGCACTAACAATCGCAGGATCTGATTCTGGAGGTGGTGCAGGTATTCAAGCCGATTTAAAAGCATTTTCAGCGCAAGGGGTATTCGGAATGTCGGTTATCACTGCAGTTACCGCACAAAACACAACCGAGGTTCGCTCTGTGCAAAACATAGAGTTTTCCATCATCAAAGATCAAATCGAAGCCGTATTTGATGATATTCGTGTGGATGCTGTAAAAATTGGTATGCTTTCTTCTGCAGACACAGTTGATATTGTTGCACACACTTTAATAACATATAAACCTAGATTTATCGTCTTAGACCCTGTCATGGTGTCAAAGGCTGGCCATCATCTGCTACAAAAAGAAGCAATTTTAGCATTAAAAGAGAAATTGATTCCGCTAGCTACACTAATCACACCAAACATTCCTGAGGCGGAGGTATTAACAAACAGCAAAATAATAACAGAAGCAGATATGAAACATGCATGTGCAGTGATGAGAGAAAGTGGAGCGAAGACGGTGCTATTAAAAGGTGGTCACCTAAATGGGGATCCAAATGATTTATATTATGATGGAACAGACTTCCATTGGATAAAAGGACAAAGAATTCATACAAAAAACACACATGGAACTGGCTGTACACTATCATCTGTTATTGCGGCAAATCTAGCCAAAGGTGCTACGCCGATTGAAGCGATTCAGATCGCCAAAGATTATATAACGACTGCAATTACACATAGCTTTGATCTTGGTCACGGTCATGGACCTGTACATCATTTTTATGATCTATATAAGCATGCAAAATTTGCATCAATTAAATGA
- the thiW gene encoding energy coupling factor transporter S component ThiW encodes MQKTKKLTITAFIAAITTVASGFIYIPVGFAKIFPIQHFANILSAVLLGPWYALAQAFISSTLRNMLGTGSLFAYPGSMIGAFLAAFMYAKTKKMTYAALGEVIGTGILGAIATYPIAILLLGTEATLFGLVPVFTLSSFTGAIMGYGLLKVIIKNRTVGGMMHENSTNNRRI; translated from the coding sequence GTGCAGAAAACGAAAAAGCTTACAATTACAGCATTTATCGCAGCAATTACGACAGTTGCAAGCGGATTTATTTACATCCCAGTAGGTTTTGCGAAGATATTTCCGATACAGCATTTTGCCAATATCTTATCAGCAGTATTACTTGGGCCTTGGTATGCACTTGCTCAAGCGTTTATCTCATCCACCCTAAGAAATATGCTTGGAACGGGCAGTCTTTTTGCTTATCCAGGCAGCATGATTGGCGCTTTTTTAGCGGCTTTTATGTATGCAAAAACAAAGAAAATGACATATGCAGCACTTGGTGAGGTAATCGGTACTGGCATACTTGGTGCCATTGCGACTTATCCAATCGCCATTTTATTATTAGGGACAGAAGCAACTTTATTTGGTCTTGTTCCGGTATTTACGCTAAGCTCTTTTACCGGGGCGATTATGGGTTATGGACTACTAAAAGTAATCATTAAAAATAGAACAGTAGGAGGAATGATGCATGAAAACAGCACTAACAATCGCAGGATCTGA
- the tenA gene encoding thiaminase II has protein sequence MAQIKTSTFTDRLYENVQSIWEKNHNHPFVQEIGKGILHKEKFIYYMKQDYAYLIDYSKLFAVGVLKAQDLETMEKFSHILHDTLHFEMELHRKFAEEFGISREELAATKPTPVNMAYTRYMLNVAQNGSLAEVVACLLPCAWDYWEIGKLLRKQYSNQIATNPYAKWIETYDSETFGEGAKWLIELMNQLAEGKPERELAILEGHFQMTSRYEYLFWDMNYYKQDWPI, from the coding sequence ATGGCACAAATTAAAACAAGCACATTCACTGATAGATTATATGAAAATGTACAATCTATTTGGGAAAAAAACCACAATCATCCGTTTGTCCAAGAGATTGGTAAAGGAATTTTACATAAAGAAAAGTTCATTTACTATATGAAACAAGATTATGCATATTTGATTGATTATTCAAAGCTGTTTGCTGTAGGTGTATTAAAGGCACAGGATTTAGAGACAATGGAAAAATTTTCACACATCCTTCATGATACTTTGCACTTTGAAATGGAATTACATCGGAAGTTTGCAGAGGAATTTGGGATTTCTCGAGAAGAACTTGCTGCTACAAAACCAACACCTGTCAACATGGCTTATACACGATACATGTTAAATGTTGCGCAAAATGGTAGCTTAGCGGAAGTTGTAGCATGCTTACTTCCTTGTGCATGGGATTATTGGGAGATTGGTAAATTATTAAGAAAACAATACAGCAATCAAATAGCAACAAATCCTTATGCAAAATGGATTGAAACATATGATTCGGAAACATTCGGTGAAGGTGCAAAATGGTTAATTGAGCTGATGAATCAGCTTGCAGAAGGAAAACCAGAACGAGAACTTGCTATCTTAGAGGGGCATTTTCAAATGACATCTAGATACGAATATTTATTTTGGGATATGAATTATTATAAACAAGACTGGCCGATTTAA
- a CDS encoding DUF1292 domain-containing protein, producing the protein MEKIEVGEIFTISEEDEQEHEVEVLATTEFEGTEYAAVSFVEDLQQEDNEDIDVYFLKIDKDGDLAAIENDEEFEKVTAAFEEMLVEEDKN; encoded by the coding sequence ATGGAGAAAATAGAAGTAGGGGAAATTTTCACAATTAGTGAAGAAGATGAACAAGAGCACGAGGTTGAGGTATTAGCAACAACTGAATTCGAAGGCACAGAGTATGCAGCTGTCAGCTTTGTTGAAGATCTACAACAAGAAGATAACGAGGATATTGATGTCTACTTTTTAAAAATCGATAAAGATGGGGATTTAGCTGCTATTGAGAACGACGAAGAATTCGAAAAAGTAACGGCAGCTTTTGAAGAAATGTTAGTCGAAGAAGATAAAAATTAA
- a CDS encoding methionine biosynthesis PLP-dependent protein — translation MTYQKETTLAQIGNQQSEAVGAINTPIYLSSAFRHPDVGMNNGYDYIRTGNPTRDVLEVAIARLENGDRGFACSSGMSAIQLVFSLFESGDHIIASRDIYGGSYRLFEWLEKKYKISFSYWHEETDGDIDPFIKKNTRAIFIETPTNPLMRETDLAKIAKIAELHRLLLIVDNTFYTPYIQRPIELGAHVVIHSGTKYLGGHNDLLAGLVVARDKEISDQLFAYHNGAGAVLAPFDCWLLIRGMKTLALRMRQHEENAIKIKDYLSASPFVSEVLYPGRGGMLSFKIIKEEWVSPFLKAIQLFTFAESLGGVESLITYPTTQTHADIPEEIRNKYGLCNRLLRVSVGIEHVDDLINDLEHAFQQCQVEQLVIK, via the coding sequence ATGACATATCAAAAAGAAACAACACTTGCTCAAATTGGCAATCAACAAAGTGAAGCTGTAGGTGCAATTAACACGCCAATCTATTTATCATCAGCTTTTCGCCATCCAGATGTTGGCATGAATAACGGTTATGATTATATTAGAACAGGGAATCCGACCCGAGATGTTCTTGAAGTAGCCATTGCTAGGTTGGAAAATGGGGATCGTGGATTTGCTTGTAGTTCTGGCATGAGTGCCATTCAATTAGTATTTTCGTTATTTGAATCCGGCGATCATATTATTGCTTCCCGTGATATATATGGTGGTTCCTACCGATTATTTGAATGGCTGGAAAAAAAGTATAAAATAAGCTTTTCCTATTGGCATGAGGAAACAGATGGTGATATTGATCCATTCATCAAAAAAAATACGAGAGCGATTTTTATCGAAACACCAACAAATCCATTAATGAGAGAAACTGACTTAGCAAAAATCGCAAAAATTGCAGAACTTCATCGACTCTTGCTTATTGTCGACAATACTTTTTATACTCCATATATTCAAAGGCCGATAGAACTTGGGGCACACGTCGTCATACATAGTGGAACAAAATATTTGGGTGGCCATAATGATTTACTGGCTGGTCTAGTAGTTGCAAGAGATAAAGAAATAAGCGATCAATTATTTGCCTATCATAATGGTGCGGGCGCTGTTTTAGCACCGTTTGATTGTTGGCTGTTAATTAGAGGAATGAAAACACTCGCTTTACGGATGAGACAGCATGAAGAAAATGCAATAAAAATAAAAGACTATCTATCAGCAAGTCCGTTTGTTAGTGAGGTTCTATATCCAGGCAGAGGTGGAATGCTCAGCTTTAAGATAATCAAAGAGGAATGGGTATCACCATTTTTAAAAGCCATACAATTATTTACGTTCGCGGAAAGTTTAGGCGGTGTCGAAAGCTTAATCACTTATCCGACGACACAAACACATGCAGATATTCCAGAAGAAATCCGCAATAAGTACGGACTTTGTAATCGTTTGTTAAGGGTGTCCGTTGGAATTGAACATGTAGATGACCTAATCAATGATCTCGAGCATGCCTTTCAGCAGTGCCAGGTAGAGCAATTAGTCATAAAATAA
- the cysI gene encoding assimilatory sulfite reductase (NADPH) hemoprotein subunit: MLKNKINSTQDGPPSDVERIKTESNYLRGTLAETLADPMSAGIPDDDNRLMKFHGSYLQDNRDLRNERQRQKLEPAYQFMVRVRAPGGIASSEQWLAMDRVACKYANGSIRLTTRQSFQLHGILKWNMKANIQEINKALMDTLAACGDVNRNVMCNPNPYQSEVHTEVYEWSQKLSEHLSPQTKAYHEIWLDGEKVVDSLDNDEETEPIYGPVYLPRKFKIGIAVPPSNDVDVFSQDLGLIAIYENGNLQGFNIAVGGGMGMTHGDTETYPQLARVIGFSPVDKIIDVAEKIMTIQRDYGNRSVRKNARFKYTIDARGLDWLLDELTDRIGWKLEEARSYQFDHNGDRYGWVKGNNDKWHFTLFVQNGRIQDLDEYLLMTGLREIAKIHLGDFRLTANQNLIIGNIPDQKKHQIEELIKEYGLTDGKSHSALRRNSMACVSLPTCGLAMAEAERYLPSLLEKIELLLDDAGLRDEEIVIRMSGCPNGCSRPALGEIGFIGKAPGKYNLYLGAGFSGDRLNKLYRENIGEKEILDELKPIIDHYAKERFEDEHFGDFVIRAGYVKAVHSGLDFHK; the protein is encoded by the coding sequence ATGTTAAAAAATAAAATTAATTCAACGCAAGATGGGCCACCAAGTGATGTGGAGCGTATAAAGACGGAAAGTAACTATTTACGGGGGACATTAGCGGAGACATTAGCAGATCCAATGAGCGCAGGTATACCCGATGATGATAATCGTTTAATGAAATTCCATGGAAGCTATTTACAAGATAATAGAGATCTACGCAATGAACGGCAAAGACAGAAACTTGAACCTGCTTATCAGTTCATGGTACGTGTACGGGCACCCGGTGGGATTGCTTCATCAGAGCAATGGCTCGCAATGGATAGAGTAGCGTGTAAATATGCAAATGGTTCTATACGTTTGACCACAAGACAGTCATTTCAATTACATGGAATATTAAAATGGAACATGAAAGCGAATATACAAGAAATTAACAAAGCACTTATGGATACGTTAGCAGCTTGCGGTGATGTAAACCGTAATGTCATGTGTAATCCCAATCCATATCAGTCTGAAGTTCATACGGAAGTATATGAATGGTCACAAAAATTAAGCGAGCATCTATCTCCACAAACAAAAGCTTATCATGAAATTTGGCTTGATGGAGAAAAAGTAGTGGACAGTTTGGATAATGATGAAGAAACAGAGCCTATCTACGGACCGGTATATTTACCGCGTAAATTTAAAATCGGAATTGCAGTTCCACCTTCCAATGATGTCGATGTTTTCTCCCAAGACCTAGGTTTAATTGCTATTTACGAAAATGGTAATCTACAAGGGTTTAACATCGCTGTCGGTGGTGGTATGGGAATGACTCACGGGGATACGGAAACATATCCTCAGTTGGCACGAGTCATTGGATTTAGCCCAGTCGACAAGATTATTGATGTCGCTGAAAAAATAATGACCATCCAAAGGGATTATGGAAACAGATCCGTCAGGAAAAATGCTCGTTTTAAATATACGATTGATGCGCGAGGTCTTGACTGGCTATTGGATGAATTAACGGACCGAATTGGATGGAAGCTTGAGGAAGCACGATCGTACCAATTTGATCATAACGGGGATCGTTATGGCTGGGTTAAGGGTAATAATGATAAATGGCATTTCACACTCTTTGTTCAAAATGGACGTATTCAAGATTTAGATGAATATCTTTTAATGACTGGTCTCAGAGAAATTGCAAAGATTCATCTGGGTGATTTCAGACTTACTGCAAATCAAAACCTAATTATTGGTAATATTCCTGATCAAAAAAAGCATCAAATCGAGGAACTAATTAAAGAATATGGGCTAACAGACGGAAAAAGCCACTCGGCATTACGGAGAAATTCCATGGCTTGTGTATCTTTACCAACATGTGGTCTTGCGATGGCTGAAGCGGAACGATATCTACCTTCCCTTCTTGAAAAAATAGAATTATTATTGGATGATGCAGGCCTACGCGATGAAGAGATTGTTATACGGATGTCAGGATGCCCTAACGGATGCTCTAGACCTGCTTTAGGCGAAATCGGGTTTATTGGAAAGGCGCCAGGAAAATATAATTTATATCTCGGCGCAGGTTTTTCCGGAGATCGATTAAATAAATTATATAGGGAAAATATCGGTGAAAAAGAAATTTTAGATGAGTTGAAGCCGATCATTGATCATTATGCGAAAGAACGGTTTGAAGATGAGCATTTTGGAGATTTTGTCATTCGTGCAGGGTATGTAAAAGCAGTCCATTCAGGACTAGACTTTCACAAATAA
- a CDS encoding assimilatory sulfite reductase (NADPH) flavoprotein subunit, which produces MQLQVLNSPFNQEQIELLNRVMPTLTAGQQIWLSGYLTANSGNTATVTDGLALQDSPVSVLEVDSSKTSKELTILYGSQTGNCEALAEEMSQKLIEQGFQVHVSSMSDIKPNDVKKLTHLLIVVSTHGEGDPPDNALPFYEFLFGRRAPKLNDLQFSVLSLGDSSYEFFCHTGKQFDERLEALGAKRLFLRADCDLDYDEAAAEWLENVSSSLIESLGGISEKQVISTIPSAAGVISEQSAYSRTNPFKAEVFENLNLNGRGSNKETRHLEVSLEGANLQFEPGDSLGIYPENDLELVEKLIAELGWDPEELVTVSKQGDKRSLRDAFRNNFEITVLTKPLLEKIAQFHSHKRLEELIQPEKAQELRNYLHGRDLLDLVQDFSPWDITAEDFVNILRKLPARLYSIASSYKANPEEVHLTIGAVRYESHGRDRSGVCSIQCAERVQPGDSLSVYIQRNANFKLPADPEVPIIMIGPGTGVAPFRSFLEEREEIGAQGKSWLFFGDQHYVTDFIYQIEWQRWLKNGVLSRMDVAFSRDTDKKVYVQHRMLEKSKDLYQWLIEGAVVYVCGDEKNMANDVHAALTTIFEQEGSMSPEEATTYLAEMQQQKRYQRDVY; this is translated from the coding sequence TTGCAACTTCAAGTATTGAACAGTCCTTTTAACCAGGAGCAAATTGAGCTCCTCAATCGTGTAATGCCAACGTTAACGGCAGGGCAACAAATCTGGCTAAGCGGGTATCTAACCGCTAATAGTGGAAATACAGCTACAGTTACTGATGGTCTTGCTTTACAAGATAGTCCAGTCTCTGTATTAGAAGTAGATTCAAGTAAAACATCCAAAGAGCTAACGATCCTTTACGGGTCTCAGACAGGTAATTGCGAAGCGTTAGCTGAAGAAATGTCACAAAAATTAATAGAGCAAGGATTTCAGGTACATGTTTCATCTATGAGCGATATTAAACCAAATGATGTAAAAAAACTAACGCATCTGTTAATTGTGGTAAGTACACATGGAGAAGGTGATCCACCTGATAATGCTTTACCATTTTATGAATTCCTATTTGGCAGAAGGGCGCCAAAATTGAATGACTTACAATTTTCTGTTCTATCATTGGGAGATAGTTCCTATGAATTTTTCTGCCATACTGGTAAACAATTTGATGAGCGTCTGGAAGCATTGGGTGCGAAGCGACTATTCCTCCGCGCGGATTGTGATTTGGATTATGATGAAGCTGCAGCAGAGTGGCTAGAAAATGTGTCGAGTAGTTTGATAGAATCGTTGGGGGGCATATCCGAAAAACAAGTGATATCCACAATCCCTTCTGCAGCTGGTGTAATCTCAGAGCAATCCGCATATTCACGGACAAATCCCTTTAAGGCCGAGGTTTTTGAAAATTTAAATCTTAATGGCCGGGGATCGAACAAAGAAACAAGACATCTTGAGGTATCACTTGAAGGGGCGAATCTTCAATTTGAACCTGGCGACAGCTTGGGTATTTATCCCGAGAACGATTTGGAGCTAGTAGAAAAGTTGATCGCCGAATTAGGTTGGGACCCAGAAGAACTAGTCACAGTGAGTAAGCAGGGCGATAAGCGCTCACTTAGAGATGCATTTCGAAATAACTTTGAGATCACTGTATTGACTAAACCTTTATTAGAGAAAATAGCACAGTTTCATTCACATAAAAGACTGGAAGAACTTATTCAGCCGGAAAAAGCGCAGGAACTTAGAAATTATCTTCATGGGCGGGATTTATTGGATCTTGTACAGGACTTTTCCCCTTGGGATATAACAGCAGAGGACTTTGTTAATATCCTTCGAAAGTTACCTGCTCGACTCTATTCCATTGCTAGCAGCTATAAGGCAAATCCAGAAGAGGTACATCTAACGATTGGAGCGGTACGCTATGAATCGCATGGACGTGATCGCAGCGGCGTCTGCTCCATACAATGTGCCGAACGAGTACAGCCGGGTGATTCCTTGTCTGTTTATATTCAGCGAAACGCGAATTTTAAACTACCCGCTGATCCAGAAGTTCCAATCATTATGATTGGTCCAGGCACAGGTGTTGCCCCATTTAGATCATTCCTTGAGGAAAGAGAAGAGATCGGGGCACAAGGGAAATCTTGGCTATTTTTTGGAGATCAACACTATGTAACAGATTTTATTTACCAAATTGAATGGCAAAGATGGCTGAAAAACGGTGTCTTATCACGGATGGATGTCGCCTTTTCTCGCGATACAGACAAAAAAGTTTATGTACAACACAGGATGCTCGAGAAAAGTAAAGACCTTTATCAATGGTTGATAGAAGGTGCTGTTGTTTATGTGTGTGGGGACGAGAAAAATATGGCTAATGACGTTCATGCTGCACTTACCACAATTTTTGAACAAGAAGGAAGCATGAGTCCAGAAGAAGCAACTACATATCTTGCCGAGATGCAGCAACAGAAACGTTATCAACGTGATGTATATTAA
- a CDS encoding YezD family protein: protein MGGRKNNFELAIENVKTHLNTMKYGTITLVVQDNVVIQIEKNEKIRLK from the coding sequence ATGGGAGGGCGGAAAAATAATTTTGAACTTGCGATCGAAAATGTAAAGACACATCTTAATACGATGAAATATGGAACTATTACATTAGTCGTCCAAGATAATGTGGTCATCCAAATAGAGAAAAATGAAAAAATTAGATTGAAGTGA
- a CDS encoding precorrin-2 dehydrogenase/sirohydrochlorin ferrochelatase family protein: protein MQSYPIMLNMKNKNAVVVGGGIVAYRKIIGLLKAGANVIVISPTVHPQVEELYFNQQIHWMIKEFEQCDIDTALIVIAATNNRKLNEEIAKNCSGTQLVNVIDNQEHSSFQVPATLTRGKLTIAVGTGGASPILAQNIRNELAERYDVSYEDYLLFLMKSRKEILRKVRDETERRQLLKDITHINYKKSNVKQNDFLERMDAYNGRAEK, encoded by the coding sequence ATGCAATCTTATCCAATCATGTTAAACATGAAGAATAAAAATGCTGTTGTAGTTGGTGGTGGCATAGTTGCCTACCGGAAAATAATTGGACTACTAAAAGCCGGTGCCAATGTTATTGTCATTAGCCCAACGGTCCATCCACAAGTCGAGGAGCTATATTTCAATCAACAAATTCATTGGATGATTAAAGAGTTTGAACAATGTGACATTGATACAGCGTTAATTGTGATTGCAGCTACAAATAATAGAAAGCTAAATGAGGAAATTGCCAAAAATTGTTCTGGTACCCAGCTTGTAAATGTTATCGATAATCAAGAGCATAGCAGTTTCCAAGTTCCGGCTACGCTGACACGAGGGAAACTAACAATTGCTGTAGGAACGGGCGGTGCAAGTCCGATTCTTGCACAAAATATTCGTAATGAACTAGCCGAGAGGTATGATGTTTCATATGAGGATTATCTTCTCTTCCTTATGAAATCCCGAAAGGAAATACTACGTAAGGTAAGGGATGAGACAGAAAGAAGACAATTATTAAAAGATATTACTCATATAAACTATAAAAAATCTAATGTAAAACAAAATGATTTCCTTGAAAGGATGGATGCTTACAATGGGAGGGCGGAAAAATAA